One window of Bactrocera tryoni isolate S06 chromosome 2, CSIRO_BtryS06_freeze2, whole genome shotgun sequence genomic DNA carries:
- the LOC120769393 gene encoding protein insensitive has product MERNSMNIPSANQHVIHNINHHKAEIIYSSAGGSSQMRYLCERPMMLNTWTQTSNADLGISDDYINVEEQKQREKELLEKIRELESKLRTQSEMLSQQPAGSRRRNSNPKKARSPRQRLQEVIVDQIPVQIQENHPHDGQSPQHEQYTETKFQIYNTQVSPRNVHCEELSQTQISPQHQPEQHSSEQQSIMQTQYMSQNMDISIQPQELHIDTIQDRPRKVNYTIIADGGVNGQDGPIEIEIAEEENGLNLNGSADSDRLEICLAEEQPQTPVNVNYIKIDNDAGQNQQIPAQKASGKRKRKVSKKNVVQNTDKNNGDLPEFKPVVSDYSQFTENCEMSQQQQLIVADNNHSNLPTQQQLSEITNNVQEFRTLANSEFKKNSYISIGPNNTRVPTKIYDSINWENASMATRKLMIGVFDRFTLATHSMTGKPSPAFKDHNKPLKKRLNPLKVQDIIFAVSRRSKVNEKEVRTVITTKCADENKMWKLTQAKLKEQKEQNKENVANVQNVQNVA; this is encoded by the exons ATGGAGCGTAATTCAATG AATATTCCATCGGCTAACCAACACGTTATCCATAACATAAACCATCATAAGGCAGAAATAATATATTCAAGTGCAGGCGGATCCAGCCAAATGCGATACTTATGTGAACGCCCGATGATGCTCAATACATGGACACAGACGTCAAATGCGGATCTCGGCATTAGTGATGACTATATAAATGTAGAGGAGCAAAAGCAAAGAGAGAAagaattattagaaaaaatacgtGAGCTTGAATCAAAACTTCGTACTCAGTCAGAAATGCTTTCGCAACAACCAGCAGGTAGCCGTAGGAGAAACTCTAATCCAAAAAAAGCTAGAAGCCCGCGACAACGGTTACAAGAAGTAATCGTAGATCAAATACCCGTTCAAATACAAGAAAACCATCCCCACGATGGGCAAAGTCCACAGCATGAACAATATACagaaacaaaatttcagatatataATACTCAGGTGAGTCCTAGGAATGTACATTGTGAGGAATTGTCACAAACACAGATATCTCCACAACACCAACCGGAGCAGCATTCTTCAGAGCAGCAGAGTATTATGCAAACTCAGTATATGTCGCAAAATATGGATATATCTATTCAACCTCAGGAATTGCATATTGATACTATACAAGATCGACCACGTAAGGTGAATTACACAATAATAGCTGATGGCGGTGTTAACGGTCAAGATGGGCCTATAGAGATAGAAATTGCCGAAGAAGAAAATGGCTTAAACTTAAATGGTTCTGCTGATTCCGACCGTTTAGAAATATGCTTGGCTGAGGAACAGCCTCAAACGCCAGTAAatgttaattatattaaaatcgaTAATGATGCGGGCCAGAATCAACAAATTCCTGCTCAGAAAGCCTCCGGAAAAAGGAAACGAAAAGTGTCTAAAAAGAATGTTGTACAGAACACCGATAAAAACAATGGCGATCTTCCAGAATTCAAACCAGTGGTATCAGATTATTCACAATTCACAGAAAATTGTGAAATGTCTCAACAACAGCAGTTAATAGTAGCGGACAATAACCACTCCAATCTACCGACCCAACAGCAATTAAGTGAAATCACAAACAATGTGCAAGAATTTAGAACTTTAGCAAACTCCGAGTTTAAAAAGAATTCTTATATATCGATTGGGCCAAACAATACCCGAGTACCGACTAAAATTTACGATAGTATTAATTGGGAAAATGCATCGATGGCCACAAGAAAACTCATGATAGGTGTTTTCGATCGTTTTACCTTAGCCACTCACTCAATGACTGGAAAACCATCTCCGGCTTTTAAAGATCATAATAAACCACTCAAGAAAAGGTTAAACCCTTTAAAAGTACAAGACATCATATTTGCAGTTAGTAGACGAAGTAAAGTAAACGAAAAGGAGGTGCGTACTGTTATTACCACCAAATGCGCcgatgaaaataaaatgtggaAATTAACACAGGCCAAACTCAAGGAGCAAaaggagcaaaataaagaaaatgttgcaaatgttCAAAATGTTCAAAATGTTGCTTAA
- the LOC120767973 gene encoding NADH dehydrogenase [ubiquinone] iron-sulfur protein 6, mitochondrial, with the protein MACTKLSNGLQLLSRNSTSRALSSSVVNSWRNYSNSRGDLETSTHTGQVFDKDDYRNVRFVNAKRYVNENWGIKLIDEIPPIEVTDRVVYCDGGDANLGHPKIYINLDKPGPQICGYCGLRFVKKDGHHH; encoded by the exons aTGGCGTGTACAAAACTGTCTAATGGACTGCAACTTTTAAGTCGTAATTCGACTAGCCGTGCTCTTAGTTCTTCAGTAGTTAATTCATGGCGCAACTACAGCAACTCACGCGGTGATTTAGAAACTTCCACTCACACTGGACAG GTCTTTGACAAAGATGATTATCGCAATGTTCGGTTTGTTAATGCCAAACGATATGTTAATGAAAATTGGGGTATTAAGTTGATCGATGAAATACCTCCAATTGAAGTCACAGATCGTGTTGTTTATTGTGATGGTGGTGATGCAAACTTGGGTCATcctaaaatttacataaatttg GATAAACCGGGACCACAAATTTGCGGCTATTGTGGCCTTAGATTCGTAAAGAAAGATGGACACCACCATTAA
- the LOC120767356 gene encoding uncharacterized protein LOC120767356 produces MTDETASCIDIVREFIVNASKDFANTLGLKSNTTRREEKVSAPTSVRRQLLDVLITELCGHVTDDLRLLWYVSCDCYYDISGEEIKAAKKVYEDNWRNVYSVFLNTANKLNDDPYVHVELASPSKIQINPNISMREYLYSPIHIPGEDPIVVLGQNSIYISKADFDKICWRHDQGAARKLCALIFSRVQMLETDFKKTFLEPYKIADIESCVLTCSYSNSDDILKHIAIRCFNTHKRYRNKRIPGKKS; encoded by the exons ATGACCGATGAAACAG CTTCGTGTATAGACATAGTCCGTGAATTTATAGTAAATGCTTCAAAAGATTTTGCAAACACTTTGGGACTGAAAAGTAATACTACTAGAAGAGAAGAGAAGGTTTCAGCTCCAACTTCTGTTAGAAGACAACTTTTAGATGTACTAATTACCGAACTGTGCGGTCATGTTACTGACGATTTAAGGCTTCTTTGGTATGTCAGCTGTGACTGCTACTATGATATAAGCGGCGAAGAGATTAAAGCAGCGAAAAAAGTATATGAAGATAATTGGAGGAATGTTTATAGCGTTTTTTTGAATACCGCGAATAAACTTAACGATGATCCCTATGTGCATGTGGAGTTAGCTTCACCatccaaaatacaaataaatccCAATATATCAATGAGAGAATACTTGTACTCACCCATTCACATCCCTGGCGAAGATCCAATTGTAGTTCTTGGTCAAAACAGTATTTATATTAGTAAAGCTGATTTTGATAAGATTTGCTGGAGACATGACCAAGGCGCTGCACGAAAGCtgtgtgcattaatattttctCGAGTACAAATGCTAGAAACGGActtcaaaaaaacatttctaGAACCTTATAAAATTGCTGATATTGAATCTTGTGTTCTAACATGCTCATATAGTAATTCTGACGATATATTAAAACACATTGCTATAAGATGTTTTAATACACACAAAAGATATAGAAATAAACGAATACCTGGCAAAAAATCCTAG
- the LOC120767645 gene encoding ras-related protein Rab6 codes for MSSGEFGNPLRKFKLVFLGEQSVGKTSLITRFMYDSFDNTYQATIGIDFLSKTMYLEDRTVRLQLWDTAGQERFRSLIPSYIRDSTVAVVVYDITNTNSFHQTSKWIDDVRTERGSDVIIMLVGNKTDLSDKRQVSTEEGERKAKELNVMFIETSAKAGYNVKQLFRRVAAALPGMDSTENKPSEDMQEVVLKDSPNESKDPEGGCAC; via the coding sequence atgtcatcCGGCGAGTTTGGTAATCCCCTGCGCAAATTTAAGCTTGTGTTCCTTGGCGAGCAGAGTGTCGGTAAGACTTCGCTGATCACACGCTTCATGTACGATAGCTTCGACAATACTTATCAGGCGACAATTGGTATtgattttctttcgaaaactatGTACCTTGAAGATCGAACCGTGCGACTGCAATTATGGGATACTGCCGGCCAAGAACGCTTTCGTTCACTTATCCCCTCATATATTCGCGACTCTACTGTAGCCGTTGTTGTCTACGatataacaaatacaaattctTTCCACCAAACCTCCAAATGGATTGATGACGTTCGCACGGAAAGAGGTAGTGACGTCATTATCATGTTAGTAGGCAACAAGACAGACTTATCGGACAAACGACAGGTGTCCACCGAAGAGGGTGAACGCAAAGCAAAAGAGCTGAATGTGATGTTTATCGAGACGAGCGCGAAGGCCGGTTATAATGTGAAGCAGCTGTTTAGACGTGTAGCGGCTGCGTTGCCTGGAATGGATTCGACAGAAAATAAACCCTCGGAAGATATGCAAGAGGTTGTGCTGAAAGATTCACCAAATGAATCAAAGGATCCCGAGGGTGGTTGTGCCTGCTGA
- the LOC120767358 gene encoding probable NADH dehydrogenase [ubiquinone] 1 alpha subcomplex subunit 12: MAKYLGLDRLGKIFQIIRQSGGIKNAYMKMYRYDDLKIGTLVGTDKYGNRYYENPYYFYGRNRWVEYADHLNLEYDGSQIPADWYGWMHYKTDLPPIRDGSRPKYKWMADHSENLSGTKEQYMPYSTTPPKVQAWDPKKSK; the protein is encoded by the exons ATGGCCAAGTATTTGGGACTAGACCGTCTTggtaaaattttccaaataatcCGCCAATCTGGTGGAATAAAAAATGCCTATATGAAAATGTACAG gTATGATGATCTAAAAATTGGTACACTCGTTGGGACAGACAAATATGGCAACAGGTATTATGAAAACCCTTATTACTTTTATGGCCGAAATCGTTGGGTGGAATATGCCGATCACTTAAATTTGGAATATGACGGTTCACAAATACCCGCAGATTGGTATGGGTGGATGCATTACAAG acCGACTTACCGCCAATACGCGATGGGAGCCGTCCCAAATATAAGTGGATGGCTGATCACAGTGAAAATTTGTCTGGCACTAAag AACAATATATGCCGTATTCAACCACACCACCAAAAGTACAGGCATGGGATCCGAAAAAATCTAAAtga
- the LOC120767644 gene encoding trypsin delta-like, translated as MALRCSVFLAILLCCQHALGFTSTENLVCGRVVGGTAAAAESAPYIVSFQQSDVHYCAGSILNANWVLTAAHCLTSKSQVLSSQLIAGTNNVNGAASTTQKRAISSYVIHDLYTGGIAPYDIGLVYTATAFQWTAAVKAINLPSANIVPTGNADLYGWGSTSTTSVPSYPSVLQVAKNIPIISESACVEALGSKGIDVHSTNICTGPLTGGIGICTSDSGGPLVQTQNGVTTLIGIVSWGKVPCGQPNSPSVYVQVSDFISWISANQK; from the coding sequence ATGGCACTACGCTGTTCGGTGTTTTTGGCAATTCTACTTTGTTGTCAACACGCTCTCGGTTTTACCTCAACGGAAAATCTAGTATGCGGACGCGTTGTGGGGGGCACTGCAGCTGCGGCAGAGTCCGCGCCTTACATTGTTTCGTTTCAACAGAGTGATGTACATTATTGCGCAGGCAGCATTTTAAATGCGAACTGGGTACTAACGGCAGCCCACTGCTTGACCTCAAAATCCCAAGTGTTAAGCAGTCAACTCATCGCTGGTACCAACAATGTGAATGGTGCAGCAAGTACCACACAAAAGCGTGCAATTAGTTCCTATGTGATACATGACCTTTATACCGGGGGTATAGCACCTTATGACATTGGTCTTGTCTATACAGCAACCGCTTTTCAATGGACGGCTGCAGTTAAAGCCATAAATTTACCATCAGCTAATATTGTGCCAACTGGAAATGCGGATTTATATGGTTGGGGCTCGACTTCGACCACATCTGTACCATCTTATCCCAGTGTTTTGCAGGTGGCTAAAAATATACCAATCATCAGCGAATCCGCTTGCGTTGAAGCACTAGGATCAAAGGGTATTGATGTACAttctacaaatatatgtacagggCCTCTAACCGGAGGTATTGGAATTTGTACATCTGACTCTGGAGGTCCTTTGGTGCAAACTCAAAATGGTGTAACTACTCTAATTGGGATTGTTTCATGGGGAAAGGTGCCATGTGGTCAACCCAATTCGCCATCTGTTTATGTTCAGGTGTCAGATTTCATTTCATGGATTTCGGCcaaccaaaaataa
- the LOC120767972 gene encoding uncharacterized protein LOC120767972: protein MDILRKMFKMNEKESSGLNGTDHKEDATAKDEFRKPQWFEEAETDDELFDDNRKFAFQIFTNPVELQKHFERQMQQILEAVSEFEDGDVKIDKDLKEDFLKPGFENIDILKEFEKKKAEIMDTDLDGEIYADQLHSLMQRLSPNEDLPNILPRNDNKAIRNPLRKQKLSDEEKILGKIHGTLDSDDAPKQPRMPRTRPDMMTPMTPMIPRGPAPFGGGVFEGTYQGPKMFSQSVMSKTIRKPDGSYETTKVTKDSQGNTTTTITRTIDGKSETITTYDNAGGSGVIKQKEGGIAKSEDLSDRNIYVTKEGYAVPRNLW from the exons ATGGATATCTTGCGTAAAATGTTCAAAATGAACGAAAAGGAGTCATCAGGCTTGAACGGAACCGATCATAAGGAAGA TGCAACTGCAAAGGACGAGTTTCGGAAACCACAGTGGTTCGAGGAAGCGGAAACAGACGACGAGCTATTTGATGATAACCGAAAGTTTGCTTTTCAAATATTCACTAATCCTGTAGAGTTGCAGAAGCACTTCGAAAGACAAATGCAGCAAATTTTGGAGGCAGTTAGTGAATTTGAAG ATGGTGATGTTAAAATTGACAAAGATTTGAAGGAGGACTTTCTAAAGCCGggctttgaaaatattgatattttaaaagaGTTTGAAAAGAAGAAAGCAGAAATCATGGACACTGATCTAGATGGCGA AATTTATGCTGACCAGTTGCATTCCTTAATGCAACGCTTATCACCCAATGAAGATTTGCCCAACATTTTACCACGCAACGACAACAAGGCTATCCGTAATCCTTTACGTAAGCAAAAATTAAGCGACGAGGAGAAAATTTTGGGTAAAATACACGGTACCCTAGACAGTGATGACGCTCCGAAGCAGCCACGTATGCCGCGCACTCGTCCCGATATGATGACACCAATGACTCCTATGATACCACGTGGACCAGCCCCATTTGGTGGAGGAGTTTTTGAGGGAACTTATCAG GGTCCGAAAATGTTCAGTCAGAGCGTAATGTCTAAAACTATACGTAAACCGGATGGTAGTTATGAGACTACGAAGGTTACCAAGGACTCCCAAggtaatacaacaacaactataacacGCACCATTGATGGAAAATCAGAGACAATTACCACATACGATAACGCTGGTGGTTCCGGTGTCATTAAACAAAAGGAAGGTGGCATCGCCAAGTCCGAAGATTTATCGGATCGCAATATTTACGTAACAAAAGAAGGTTACGCCGTACCAAGGAACCTCTGGTGA
- the LOC120767974 gene encoding NADH dehydrogenase [ubiquinone] iron-sulfur protein 6, mitochondrial-like yields MFSINFFKNALKCKRFVNFRLIRMRSDLKEITHTGQIWAEDDYRNVRFMNAKRWVNKNWGVKLAHQIETKITPKRVVYCDGDGPLGHPRVYICLDKPTKHWCHYCLKSFVKTEHAAAVLGKTPKK; encoded by the exons atgttttcaataaatttttttaaaaatgctcTAAAATGTAAGAGATTTGTAAATTTCCGTTTGATTCGTATGCGCAGTGATCTAAAGGAAATAACACACACAGGACAA ATATGGGCAGAGGATGACTACCGCAATGTACGCTTTATGAACGCTAAACGTTGGGTCAACAAAAACTGGGGCGTTAAATTGGCTCATCAAATTGAAACTAAAATAACTCCTAAACGTGTAGTATATTGTGATGGCGATGGTCCACTCGGTCATCCAAGGGTCTACATATGTTtg gatAAACCTACTAAGCATTGGTGTCATTATTGTTTGAAATCTTTTGTAAAAACTGAACATGCGGCCGCGGTACTTGGGAAGACGCctaagaagtaa
- the LOC120767642 gene encoding sorting nexin-2 isoform X1 → MADDQNMIDAQKQFADVDINNGSASGAEDDEEEEVPAPGTVDNDLFAITPTSEIHRRISSSNLEDVLTDNGDYFVEVTVAEPQKVGDGIGSYLTYKVTTKTNIPKFKRSEFSTMRRFSDFLGIHDVLSGKYTRLGRIIPPAPSKNIIGGSTKVKMSPQQTEPGAPRNAEWVETRRAALQRYVNRTAQHPVLRVDLDFINFLESDQELPRAVNTATLSGAGVMRLFNKVGETVNKITYKMDESDPWFDEKITEVENLDANLQKLHSALKSLVNTRRELSALTGLVAKSAAMLSTCEEHTGLSRALSNLADVEEKIELLRSEQANSDFFIMAEFVKDYIDLFSAVKSVFHERVKVFQNWQHAQLQLSKRRENRGRYELANRTDKLEQAQQEVEEWQTKVQRCQQQFDDISTEIKKEMERFEFNRIREFKINTMKYIEDQMAHQQQIISYWETFIPSAREIV, encoded by the exons ATGGCCGACGATCAGAACATGATTGATGCTCAAAAACAATTCGCTGATGTGGACataaataacggcagtgcctctGGTGCAGAGGATGACGAGGAGGAAGAGGTTCCAGCGCCCGGTACTGTCGACAACGATTTATTTGCCATAACACCAACTAGTGAAATTCAT cGCCGTATATCATCAAGTAATCTCGAAGATGTGCTTACCGACAATGGCGACTATTTCGTAGAGGTAACAGTGGCAGAACCACAAAAAGTAGGCGATGGCATAGGCTCATATCTTACTTATAA GGTAACAACGAAAACAAACATTCCGAAATTCAAACGATCTGAATTCAGTACAATGAGAAGATTTAGTGACTTTTTAGGAATACATGATGTATTGTCAGGAAAATATACAAGACTTGGAAGAATTATCCCACCGGCAccatcaaaaaatattatag GCG GTAGTACCAAAGTGAAAATGAGTCCACAACAAACAGAGCCCGGGGCACCGCGAAATGCCGAGTGGGTTGAAACGCGAAGAGCTGCTTTGCAACGATATGTGAATCGCACAGCCCAACATCCGGTGTTACGAGTAGATCTCGACTTCATAAATTTCTTGGAAAGTGatcaa GAACTCCCTCGCGCAGTTAATACAGCAACTCTCAGCGGGGCTGGAGTAATGCGTCTTTTTAATAAAGTCGGAGAAACCGTAAATAAAATTACCTATAAAATGGATGAAAGTGATCCC tggTTTGATGAGAAAATTACTGAAGTAGAAAATTTGGATGCGAACCTACAAAAACTGCATTCAGCATTGAAATCTCTAGTTAACACACGTAGAGAGTTATCTGCGCTGACTGGACTAGTTGCAAAATCGGCGGCCATGCTAAGCACGTGTGAAGAGCACACTGGTTTGTCCCGTGCACTCTCTAACTTAGCTGATGTAGAAGAGAAAATCGAATTGCTACGTTCAGAGCAGGCCAACTCAGACTTTTTCATAATGGCAGAATTCGTAAAAGATTACATCGATCTATTTAGCGCTGTTAAATCGGTATTTCATGAGCGAGTCAAAGTTTTTCAAAACTGGCAACATGCACAACTACAATTGTCGAAGCGACGAGAAAATCGAGGGCGTTATGAGCTCGCTAATCGCACTGACAAACTAGAACAAGCGCAACAAGAAGTTGAAGag TGGCAAACAAAGGTTCAACGCTGCCAACAACAGTTTGATGATATATCaaccgaaataaaaaaagaaatggaaCGGTTTGAGTTCAACAGAATACGTGAATTCAAAATAAACACGATGAAATATATTGAGGATCAGATGGCACATCAACAACAG attaTTTCTTATTGGGAAACTTTTATACCCTCTGCCAGAGAAATTGTTTAA
- the LOC120767643 gene encoding lectizyme-like codes for MALRCSVFLAILFCCQHALCFTSTKTQVYGRVVGGTIAGARAAPYIVSFQRSGVHYCAGSILNANWVLTAAHCLTSKSQVLSTQLIAGTNNVNGAASTTQKRAIRSYVIHDLYTGGIAPYDIGLVYTATAFQWTAAVKAINLPSAKVVPTGNADLFGWGSTSTTSVPSYPSVLQVAKNIPIISESACVKALGSKGIAVHSTNICTGPLTGGIGICTSDSGGPLVQTQNGKTTLIGIVSWGKVPCGQPNSPSVYVQVSDFISWISAKQKK; via the coding sequence ATGGCACTACGCTGTTCGGTGTTTTTGGCAATCCTATTTTGTTGTCAACACGCTCTCTGTTTTACCTCAACGAAAACCCAAGTATATGGACGCGTTGTTGGGGGTACTATAGCAGGTGCACGGGCCGCGCCTTATATTGtttcttttcaacggagtggtgTACATTATTGTGCAGGTAGCATTTTAAATGCGAACTGGGTACTGACGGCAGCCCACTGCTTGACCTCAAAATCGCAAGTGTTAAGCACTCAACTCATCGCTGGTACCAACAATGTAAATGGTGCAGCAAGTACCACACAAAAGCGTGCAATTAGATCCTATGTGATACATGACCTTTATACCGGGGGTATAGCACCTTATGACATTGGTCTTGTCTATACAGCAACCGCTTTTCAATGGACGGCTGCAGTTAAAGCCATAAATTTACCATCAGCTAAGGTTGTGCCAACTGGAAATGCGGATTTATTTGGTTGGGGCTCGACTTCGACCACATCTGTACCATCTTATCCCAGTGTTTTGCAGGTGGCTAAAAATATACCAATCATCAGCGAATCCGCTTGCGTTAAAGCACTAGGATCAAAGGGTATTGCTGTACAttctacaaatatatgtacagggCCTCTAACCGGAGGTATTGGAATTTGTACATCTGACTCTGGAGGTCCTTTGGTGCAAACTCAAAACGGTAAAACTACTCTAATTGGTATTGTTTCATGGGGAAAGGTGCCATGTGGTCAACCTAATTCGCCATCTGTTTATGTTCAGGTGTCAGATTTTATTTCATGGATATCGgccaaacaaaagaaataa
- the LOC120767642 gene encoding sorting nexin-2 isoform X2: MADDQNMIDAQKQFADVDINNGSASGAEDDEEEEVPAPGTVDNDLFAITPTSEIHRRISSSNLEDVLTDNGDYFVEVTVAEPQKVGDGIGSYLTYKVTTKTNIPKFKRSEFSTMRRFSDFLGIHDVLSGKYTRLGRIIPPAPSKNIIGSTKVKMSPQQTEPGAPRNAEWVETRRAALQRYVNRTAQHPVLRVDLDFINFLESDQELPRAVNTATLSGAGVMRLFNKVGETVNKITYKMDESDPWFDEKITEVENLDANLQKLHSALKSLVNTRRELSALTGLVAKSAAMLSTCEEHTGLSRALSNLADVEEKIELLRSEQANSDFFIMAEFVKDYIDLFSAVKSVFHERVKVFQNWQHAQLQLSKRRENRGRYELANRTDKLEQAQQEVEEWQTKVQRCQQQFDDISTEIKKEMERFEFNRIREFKINTMKYIEDQMAHQQQIISYWETFIPSAREIV, encoded by the exons ATGGCCGACGATCAGAACATGATTGATGCTCAAAAACAATTCGCTGATGTGGACataaataacggcagtgcctctGGTGCAGAGGATGACGAGGAGGAAGAGGTTCCAGCGCCCGGTACTGTCGACAACGATTTATTTGCCATAACACCAACTAGTGAAATTCAT cGCCGTATATCATCAAGTAATCTCGAAGATGTGCTTACCGACAATGGCGACTATTTCGTAGAGGTAACAGTGGCAGAACCACAAAAAGTAGGCGATGGCATAGGCTCATATCTTACTTATAA GGTAACAACGAAAACAAACATTCCGAAATTCAAACGATCTGAATTCAGTACAATGAGAAGATTTAGTGACTTTTTAGGAATACATGATGTATTGTCAGGAAAATATACAAGACTTGGAAGAATTATCCCACCGGCAccatcaaaaaatattatag GTAGTACCAAAGTGAAAATGAGTCCACAACAAACAGAGCCCGGGGCACCGCGAAATGCCGAGTGGGTTGAAACGCGAAGAGCTGCTTTGCAACGATATGTGAATCGCACAGCCCAACATCCGGTGTTACGAGTAGATCTCGACTTCATAAATTTCTTGGAAAGTGatcaa GAACTCCCTCGCGCAGTTAATACAGCAACTCTCAGCGGGGCTGGAGTAATGCGTCTTTTTAATAAAGTCGGAGAAACCGTAAATAAAATTACCTATAAAATGGATGAAAGTGATCCC tggTTTGATGAGAAAATTACTGAAGTAGAAAATTTGGATGCGAACCTACAAAAACTGCATTCAGCATTGAAATCTCTAGTTAACACACGTAGAGAGTTATCTGCGCTGACTGGACTAGTTGCAAAATCGGCGGCCATGCTAAGCACGTGTGAAGAGCACACTGGTTTGTCCCGTGCACTCTCTAACTTAGCTGATGTAGAAGAGAAAATCGAATTGCTACGTTCAGAGCAGGCCAACTCAGACTTTTTCATAATGGCAGAATTCGTAAAAGATTACATCGATCTATTTAGCGCTGTTAAATCGGTATTTCATGAGCGAGTCAAAGTTTTTCAAAACTGGCAACATGCACAACTACAATTGTCGAAGCGACGAGAAAATCGAGGGCGTTATGAGCTCGCTAATCGCACTGACAAACTAGAACAAGCGCAACAAGAAGTTGAAGag TGGCAAACAAAGGTTCAACGCTGCCAACAACAGTTTGATGATATATCaaccgaaataaaaaaagaaatggaaCGGTTTGAGTTCAACAGAATACGTGAATTCAAAATAAACACGATGAAATATATTGAGGATCAGATGGCACATCAACAACAG attaTTTCTTATTGGGAAACTTTTATACCCTCTGCCAGAGAAATTGTTTAA